The following proteins are co-located in the Microplitis demolitor isolate Queensland-Clemson2020A chromosome 3, iyMicDemo2.1a, whole genome shotgun sequence genome:
- the LOC103568874 gene encoding uncharacterized protein LOC103568874 isoform X5 yields MPGFEAQIQSQSHQQQQQQQQILTSHQQHGMMTTTKPVSSSSSSSASGRSEDAPNYGSLGGSDHQGQSQQDDSGPEEGPVYILTSAKGDRSYKLRDSRIIEIAGGREVFSQSRGKVAARKPRFLTSSKSVPNDESTGDKLTVKKNSKSPNRQSVWELRSRCGEARRQRANREITETVFSSEVHSVRRNPTKSILDYDSPKAARSNRIINYDSVLNSNNVEYSVAKSITDIDCGLPKNCIDYQSNHTTPARSMAIVSDGEVVVFDDIDDNWQGLRLDLGTTNNTTTNSQINTTSYLNSDQDDVQQQQQQQQRSSRIPPEPPGSSVGSSPSPTSMYPRNTSDFFKVITPASDCEVNSPSPERNHKVARVIGELPIAQYSGSPRRYGVRENSRLPNILSSPSIYMTPRPGFPQRILPTTPNQKEKETDYLTAKEEPVVEVLVDTTTSPTPEKSNSNLIVTSHSVEEISTSQDLVTQSNESKTQQEEEEEEEDFLKPSFLSSDNLSSLVAPGGSTFDYLYEFSETRKVLEEFFKCPAPTEEKENNGESFPFQDLDYELRRQGGNSYVGQRLASGLPNTEEVMVHESPKKQRADFPPSIEHENNFLDLSVGTGSSEDLGETEVGLQVGHSRNFTLSPETTDCDSNCGDLDSEMSLMMMDNELLPASGLLGSVGDLGNNSDSLRIYTSMPVLEDGLSSGHASDTDNNNPTVMLMKRQINEIEKEIIQRTRNDMLGTDIDNEKDVSLNVTKDILQTLKATSPDLFIAQKENSYETNELNLDGLDPLGTPPPPAPQGRQSINLEIGGEVEAAIKDIRMALQKTKTLPVKSPSEEPPEPSVSPIWIPSMLDGRRRICTESNSEDSEARRVEDENEVEVEEVVDEEEADTDLETDRLLGQQRTDDQGFYDDKEKEGKKKSRNKEVLIEGVLFRARYLGSTQLVCEGQPTKSTRMCQAEEAVSRIKAPDGETQPSAEVDLFISTEKIMVLNTDLKEIMMDHALRTISYIADIGDLVVLMARRRFVPHEMEEAPKINRTPKMICHVFESEEAQFIAQSIGQAFQVAYMEFLKANGIEDHSFVKEMDYQEVLNSQEIFGDELQMFAKKEMQKEVVVPKAKGEILGVVIVESGWGSMLPTVVIANLAPAGAAARCGQLNIGDQIIAINGVSLVGLPLSTCQTYIKNSKNQTVVKLTVVPCAPVVEVKIKRPDTKYQLGFSVQNGVICSLLRGGIAERGGVRVGHRIIEINNQSVVAVPHEKIVNLLATSVGEILMKTMPTSMFRLLTGQESPVYI; encoded by the exons ATGCCGGGATTCGAGGCCCAGATCCAGTCCCAGTCCcaccagcagcagcaacaacagcagcagatATTGACGTCGCATCAGCAGCACGGAATGATGACCACCACCAAACCAGTGTCTTCCAGCTCATCGTCCTCAGCATCAGGACGCAGTGAAGATGCGCCGAACTACGGGAGTCTCGGCGGCAGTGATCATCAAGGACAGTCACAGCAGGATGACAGCGGCCCTGAAGAAGGCcctgtttatattttaacttccGCCAAAGGCGACAGAAGTTACAAGTTACGGGATTCCCG GATTATTGAGATAGCTGGTGGAAGAGAAGTATTCTCACAGAGCAGAGGTAAAGTTGCTGCGAGGAAGCCTCGTTTTCTTACCTCTTCAAAGTCCGTGCCTAATGACGAGTCCACCGGAGACAAGTTGACggtaaagaaaaatagtaaatcacCCAATCGACAAAGTGTCTGGGAATTAAGAAGCAG ATGTGGAGAAGCGAGGCGACAGCGAGCAAATCGTGAAATAACCGAAACAGTATTTTCATCCGAGGTCCATTCAGTTCGTCGTAATCCAACAAAATCAATTCTCGACTATGACTCACCAAAGGCTGCACGTAGTAAtcgtattataaattatgattcgGTATTAAATAGCAATAATGTAGAGTATTCGGTGGCGAAAAGTATAACAGATATTGATTGTGGATTACCAAAGAATTGTATTGACTATCAATCAAACCATACGACACCCGCAAGAAGTATGGCAATTGTCAGTGACGGTGAGGTCGTTGTCTTTGATGACATTGATGACAATTGGCAGGGACTTAGATTGGATCTTGGTACAACAAATAATACCACCACAAACTCGCAAATTAATACTACGAGTTATTTGAATTCTGATCAAGATGACgtacagcagcagcagcagcagcagcaacgtAGCAGTAGAATTCCACCGGAACCACCTGGCTCAAGTGTCGGTAGTTCACCGAGCCCTACGTCAATGTATCCGAGAAATACATCAGACTTTTTCAAG GTGATTACACCCGCGAGTGACTGCGAAGTTAATTCACCATCACCGGAACGAAATCACAAAGTCGCAAGGGTCATTGGAGAATTACCAATAGCTCAGTATTCCGGTAGTCCACGTCGTTATGGTGTACGTGAAAATTCACGATTACCAAATATATTGTCATCACCCTCGATATACATGACACCAAGACCTGGATTTCCACAAAGAATTTTACCAACGACGCCAAACCAAAAAGAAAAGGAGACTGATTATTTGACGGCGAAAGAGGAACCGGTTGTTGAAGTGTTAGTTGATACGACGACAAGTCCAACACCTGAGAAAAGCAACAGCAATCTCATAGTAACTTCACACTCGGTTGAAGAAATATCCACATCACAGGATCTGGTGACACAATCAAATGAGTCTAAAACACAACAGGAAGAGGAGGAGGAGGAAGAAGATTTTCTCAAGCCGTCTTTTCTCAGTAGTGATAATTTATCGAGTCTCGTTGCGCCCGGTGGCAGTACTTTCGACTATTTGTATGAATTTTCTGAGACAAGAAAAGTACTGGAAGAGTTTTTCAAATGCCCTGCGCCTACTGAGGAAAAAGAAAACAACGGCGAGTCGTTTCCGTTTCAG GATTTGGACTACGAGTTACGGCGACAAGGCGGAAACTCATATGTTGGTCAGCGCCTAGCCAGCGGTTTACCAAATACAGAAGAAGTTATGGTACATGAATCACCAAAGAAACAGCGGGCGGACTTTCCTCCTTCT atcgAGCATGAGAACAATTTCCTGGATTTGTCCGTGGGCACTGGGAGCAGTGAAGATCTTGGTGAAACTGAAGTAGGCCTACAGGTCGGGCATTCACGTAATTTTACCCTCAGTCCGGAAACGACAGACTGCGACAGTAATTGCGGTGATCTTGATAGTGAAATGTCACTAATGATGATGGACAATGAACTATTACCGGCAAGCGGACTACTCGGGTCTGTTGGCGATCTTGGTAACAATTCAGACTCACTGAGAATATACACGAGCATGCCGGTACTCGAGGACGGTCTGTCGAGTGGTCACGCGAGCGATACTGACAACAATAATCCCACGGTGATGTTAATGAAACGTCAGATAAATGAAATAGAGAAGGAAATAATACAGAGGACGAGAAACGATATGCTTGGTACTGATATCGATAATGAAAAAGACGTCAGCTTAAATGTTACGAAAGACATTCTTCAGACGTTGAAAGCAACTTCGCCGGATTTATTTATAGCGCAGAAAGAAAATTCTTACGAGACGAATGAGTTGAATTTAGACGGGTTAGATCCATTAGGCACTCCACCACCTCCCGCGCCCCAAGGCAGACAAAGTATCAACTTGGAAATCGGCGGTGAGGTTGAAGCAGCAATAAAAGATATACGAATGGCTCTGCAGAAAACAAAAACGCTGCCAGTAAAATCGCCTTCGGAAGAGCCGCCCGAGCCGAGCGTCAGTCCCATTTGGATACCCAG TATGTTGGATGGTAGGCGGAGGATTTGCACCGAGAGCAACAGCGAGGACTCAGAGGCGCGCCGAGTCGAGGATGAGAATGAAGTCGAGGTAGAGGAAGTCGTCGACGAGGAGGAAGCCGACACCGACTTGGAAACCGATCGGCTCCTCGGCCAACAGAGAACTGACGACCAGGGGTTCTATGATGACAAG gaAAAAGAGGGAAAGAAGAAAAGCCGAAATAAAGAAG TGCTTATTGAGGGTGTACTGTTTCGTGCGCGATATCTCGGATCAACGCAACTTGTTTGCGAGGGCCAACCGACTAAATCCACGAGGATGTGTCAAGCAGAAGAAGCCGTATCTAGGATAAAG gcGCCAGATGGTGAAACCCAACCCAGTGCGGAGGTGGATCTTTTTATatcaacagaaaaaataatggtATTAAACACAGATCTAAAAGAGATAATGATGGACCATGCACTGAGAACAATATCATATATCGCGGACATCGGTGATCTTGTGGTACTGATGGCGCGAAGGCGTTTTGTACCTCATGAAATGGAAGAGGCTCCAAAGATAAACAGAACACCAAAGATGATTTGCCACGTGTTTGAAAGCGAAGAAGCTCAATTTATAGCTCAGAGTATCGGTCAAGCCTTTCAAGTTGCTTATATGGAGTTTCTCAAAGCTAATGGCATCGAGGACCACAGCTTCGTCAAGGAAATGGACTACCAGGAGGTACTTAACTCCCAAGAGATATTCGGCGATGAGTTGCAGATGTTTGCTAAAAAAGAAATGCAGAAGGAG gtgGTGGTACCAAAGGCTAAAGGGGAAATTCTAGGTGTGGTGATTGTTGAGTCTGGCTGGGGCTCGATGCTACCAACAGTAGTGATAGCAAATCTTGCGCCAGCCGGAGCGGCGGCACGCTGCGGTCAGCTCAACATCGGCGATCAGATAATCGCTATTAATGGAGTATCACTTGTAGGATTACCACTATCAACGTGCCAGActtacattaaaaattctaaaaatcagACAGTAGTTAAGCTTACGGTTGTGCCATGCGCTCCAGTAGTTGAAGTGAAGATTAAGAGGCCGGATACTAAGTATCAACTAGGATTTAGTGTACAAAATGGTGTAATATGTAGTTTACTGAGGGGCGGAATTGCCGAGAGAGGTGGCGTGCGTGTGGGCCACAGAATAATTGAGATTAACAATCAGAGTGTTGTTGCTGTGCCACATGAGAAAATCGTTAATCTCTTGGCTACGTCTGTTGGGGAG ATACTCATGAAGACGATGCCCACATCTATGTTTAGACTATTGACCGGCCAGGAGTCTCCGGTGTACATATAA
- the LOC103568874 gene encoding uncharacterized protein LOC103568874 isoform X2, protein MPGFEAQIQSQSHQQQQQQQQILTSHQQHGMMTTTKPVSSSSSSSASGRSEDAPNYGSLGGSDHQGQSQQDDSGPEEGPVYILTSAKGDRSYKLRDSRIIEIAGGREVFSQSRGKVAARKPRFLTSSKSVPNDESTGDKLTVKKNSKSPNRQSVWELRSRCGEARRQRANREITETVFSSEVHSVRRNPTKSILDYDSPKAARSNRIINYDSVLNSNNVEYSVAKSITDIDCGLPKNCIDYQSNHTTPARSMAIVSDGEVVVFDDIDDNWQGLRLDLGTTNNTTTNSQINTTSYLNSDQDDVQQQQQQQQRSSRIPPEPPGSSVGSSPSPTSMYPRNTSDFFKVITPASDCEVNSPSPERNHKVARVIGELPIAQYSGSPRRYGVRENSRLPNILSSPSIYMTPRPGFPQRILPTTPNQKEKETDYLTAKEEPVVEVLVDTTTSPTPEKSNSNLIVTSHSVEEISTSQDLVTQSNESKTQQEEEEEEEDFLKPSFLSSDNLSSLVAPGGSTFDYLYEFSETRKVLEEFFKCPAPTEEKENNGESFPFQDLDYELRRQGGNSYVGQRLASGLPNTEEVMVHESPKKQRADFPPSIEHENNFLDLSVGTGSSEDLGETEVGLQVGHSRNFTLSPETTDCDSNCGDLDSEMSLMMMDNELLPASGLLGSVGDLGNNSDSLRIYTSMPVLEDGLSSGHASDTDNNNPTVMLMKRQINEIEKEIIQRTRNDMLGTDIDNEKDVSLNVTKDILQTLKATSPDLFIAQKENSYETNELNLDGLDPLGTPPPPAPQGRQSINLEIGGEVEAAIKDIRMALQKTKTLPVKSPSEEPPEPSVSPIWIPRRRICTESNSEDSEARRVEDENEVEVEEVVDEEEADTDLETDRLLGQQRTDDQGFYDDKGWRKPKTRTMLPPMSTKVVTPKQTPPKTLSVAPLETLTPPEPLPSTSSSISPPPIVTVIQSPTSEREATSPTTQTSPSPQKISPVKNSPSPTQSLKESNGKAKKEKEGKKKSRNKEGLLDDPSVLIEGVLFRARYLGSTQLVCEGQPTKSTRMCQAEEAVSRIKAPDGETQPSAEVDLFISTEKIMVLNTDLKEIMMDHALRTISYIADIGDLVVLMARRRFVPHEMEEAPKINRTPKMICHVFESEEAQFIAQSIGQAFQVAYMEFLKANGIEDHSFVKEMDYQEVLNSQEIFGDELQMFAKKEMQKEVVVPKAKGEILGVVIVESGWGSMLPTVVIANLAPAGAAARCGQLNIGDQIIAINGVSLVGLPLSTCQTYIKNSKNQTVVKLTVVPCAPVVEVKIKRPDTKYQLGFSVQNGVICSLLRGGIAERGGVRVGHRIIEINNQSVVAVPHEKIVNLLATSVGEILMKTMPTSMFRLLTGQESPVYI, encoded by the exons ATGCCGGGATTCGAGGCCCAGATCCAGTCCCAGTCCcaccagcagcagcaacaacagcagcagatATTGACGTCGCATCAGCAGCACGGAATGATGACCACCACCAAACCAGTGTCTTCCAGCTCATCGTCCTCAGCATCAGGACGCAGTGAAGATGCGCCGAACTACGGGAGTCTCGGCGGCAGTGATCATCAAGGACAGTCACAGCAGGATGACAGCGGCCCTGAAGAAGGCcctgtttatattttaacttccGCCAAAGGCGACAGAAGTTACAAGTTACGGGATTCCCG GATTATTGAGATAGCTGGTGGAAGAGAAGTATTCTCACAGAGCAGAGGTAAAGTTGCTGCGAGGAAGCCTCGTTTTCTTACCTCTTCAAAGTCCGTGCCTAATGACGAGTCCACCGGAGACAAGTTGACggtaaagaaaaatagtaaatcacCCAATCGACAAAGTGTCTGGGAATTAAGAAGCAG ATGTGGAGAAGCGAGGCGACAGCGAGCAAATCGTGAAATAACCGAAACAGTATTTTCATCCGAGGTCCATTCAGTTCGTCGTAATCCAACAAAATCAATTCTCGACTATGACTCACCAAAGGCTGCACGTAGTAAtcgtattataaattatgattcgGTATTAAATAGCAATAATGTAGAGTATTCGGTGGCGAAAAGTATAACAGATATTGATTGTGGATTACCAAAGAATTGTATTGACTATCAATCAAACCATACGACACCCGCAAGAAGTATGGCAATTGTCAGTGACGGTGAGGTCGTTGTCTTTGATGACATTGATGACAATTGGCAGGGACTTAGATTGGATCTTGGTACAACAAATAATACCACCACAAACTCGCAAATTAATACTACGAGTTATTTGAATTCTGATCAAGATGACgtacagcagcagcagcagcagcagcaacgtAGCAGTAGAATTCCACCGGAACCACCTGGCTCAAGTGTCGGTAGTTCACCGAGCCCTACGTCAATGTATCCGAGAAATACATCAGACTTTTTCAAG GTGATTACACCCGCGAGTGACTGCGAAGTTAATTCACCATCACCGGAACGAAATCACAAAGTCGCAAGGGTCATTGGAGAATTACCAATAGCTCAGTATTCCGGTAGTCCACGTCGTTATGGTGTACGTGAAAATTCACGATTACCAAATATATTGTCATCACCCTCGATATACATGACACCAAGACCTGGATTTCCACAAAGAATTTTACCAACGACGCCAAACCAAAAAGAAAAGGAGACTGATTATTTGACGGCGAAAGAGGAACCGGTTGTTGAAGTGTTAGTTGATACGACGACAAGTCCAACACCTGAGAAAAGCAACAGCAATCTCATAGTAACTTCACACTCGGTTGAAGAAATATCCACATCACAGGATCTGGTGACACAATCAAATGAGTCTAAAACACAACAGGAAGAGGAGGAGGAGGAAGAAGATTTTCTCAAGCCGTCTTTTCTCAGTAGTGATAATTTATCGAGTCTCGTTGCGCCCGGTGGCAGTACTTTCGACTATTTGTATGAATTTTCTGAGACAAGAAAAGTACTGGAAGAGTTTTTCAAATGCCCTGCGCCTACTGAGGAAAAAGAAAACAACGGCGAGTCGTTTCCGTTTCAG GATTTGGACTACGAGTTACGGCGACAAGGCGGAAACTCATATGTTGGTCAGCGCCTAGCCAGCGGTTTACCAAATACAGAAGAAGTTATGGTACATGAATCACCAAAGAAACAGCGGGCGGACTTTCCTCCTTCT atcgAGCATGAGAACAATTTCCTGGATTTGTCCGTGGGCACTGGGAGCAGTGAAGATCTTGGTGAAACTGAAGTAGGCCTACAGGTCGGGCATTCACGTAATTTTACCCTCAGTCCGGAAACGACAGACTGCGACAGTAATTGCGGTGATCTTGATAGTGAAATGTCACTAATGATGATGGACAATGAACTATTACCGGCAAGCGGACTACTCGGGTCTGTTGGCGATCTTGGTAACAATTCAGACTCACTGAGAATATACACGAGCATGCCGGTACTCGAGGACGGTCTGTCGAGTGGTCACGCGAGCGATACTGACAACAATAATCCCACGGTGATGTTAATGAAACGTCAGATAAATGAAATAGAGAAGGAAATAATACAGAGGACGAGAAACGATATGCTTGGTACTGATATCGATAATGAAAAAGACGTCAGCTTAAATGTTACGAAAGACATTCTTCAGACGTTGAAAGCAACTTCGCCGGATTTATTTATAGCGCAGAAAGAAAATTCTTACGAGACGAATGAGTTGAATTTAGACGGGTTAGATCCATTAGGCACTCCACCACCTCCCGCGCCCCAAGGCAGACAAAGTATCAACTTGGAAATCGGCGGTGAGGTTGAAGCAGCAATAAAAGATATACGAATGGCTCTGCAGAAAACAAAAACGCTGCCAGTAAAATCGCCTTCGGAAGAGCCGCCCGAGCCGAGCGTCAGTCCCATTTGGATACCCAG GCGGAGGATTTGCACCGAGAGCAACAGCGAGGACTCAGAGGCGCGCCGAGTCGAGGATGAGAATGAAGTCGAGGTAGAGGAAGTCGTCGACGAGGAGGAAGCCGACACCGACTTGGAAACCGATCGGCTCCTCGGCCAACAGAGAACTGACGACCAGGGGTTCTATGATGACAAG GGGTGGCGGAAGCCTAAAACTAGGACAATGCTACCACCAATGAGTACCAAAGTCGTAACACCAAAGCAAACCCCACCGAAAACATTGAGTGTAGCTCCACTAGAAACGCTAACGCCACCCGAGCCCCTGCCCTCAACGTCGTCATCCATATCCCCGCCTCCTATTGTCACTGTAATACAGTCGCCGACGTCTGAACGCGAGGCGACATCGCCCACTACTCAAACCTCACCGAGTCCCCAGAAGATCTCCCCGGTTAAAAATTCTCCCTCGCCCACTCAAAGCCTCAAGGAGTCCAACGGCAAGGCAAAAAAG gaAAAAGAGGGAAAGAAGAAAAGCCGAAATAAAGAAG GATTACTGGATGATCCATCAGTGCTTATTGAGGGTGTACTGTTTCGTGCGCGATATCTCGGATCAACGCAACTTGTTTGCGAGGGCCAACCGACTAAATCCACGAGGATGTGTCAAGCAGAAGAAGCCGTATCTAGGATAAAG gcGCCAGATGGTGAAACCCAACCCAGTGCGGAGGTGGATCTTTTTATatcaacagaaaaaataatggtATTAAACACAGATCTAAAAGAGATAATGATGGACCATGCACTGAGAACAATATCATATATCGCGGACATCGGTGATCTTGTGGTACTGATGGCGCGAAGGCGTTTTGTACCTCATGAAATGGAAGAGGCTCCAAAGATAAACAGAACACCAAAGATGATTTGCCACGTGTTTGAAAGCGAAGAAGCTCAATTTATAGCTCAGAGTATCGGTCAAGCCTTTCAAGTTGCTTATATGGAGTTTCTCAAAGCTAATGGCATCGAGGACCACAGCTTCGTCAAGGAAATGGACTACCAGGAGGTACTTAACTCCCAAGAGATATTCGGCGATGAGTTGCAGATGTTTGCTAAAAAAGAAATGCAGAAGGAG gtgGTGGTACCAAAGGCTAAAGGGGAAATTCTAGGTGTGGTGATTGTTGAGTCTGGCTGGGGCTCGATGCTACCAACAGTAGTGATAGCAAATCTTGCGCCAGCCGGAGCGGCGGCACGCTGCGGTCAGCTCAACATCGGCGATCAGATAATCGCTATTAATGGAGTATCACTTGTAGGATTACCACTATCAACGTGCCAGActtacattaaaaattctaaaaatcagACAGTAGTTAAGCTTACGGTTGTGCCATGCGCTCCAGTAGTTGAAGTGAAGATTAAGAGGCCGGATACTAAGTATCAACTAGGATTTAGTGTACAAAATGGTGTAATATGTAGTTTACTGAGGGGCGGAATTGCCGAGAGAGGTGGCGTGCGTGTGGGCCACAGAATAATTGAGATTAACAATCAGAGTGTTGTTGCTGTGCCACATGAGAAAATCGTTAATCTCTTGGCTACGTCTGTTGGGGAG ATACTCATGAAGACGATGCCCACATCTATGTTTAGACTATTGACCGGCCAGGAGTCTCCGGTGTACATATAA